The region CTACCTCTCAGGTTCAATCGAAGACGCCCAGGCGAAATTCAACCTCCGCAATCTGGTCTCGAGCCCAGCCCCCGGTGTCGTGCAACTGGACACGGAGCAAATCGGCGCCTATCAGCGCCTGCTCGTATCCCTCAGCATAAACAGCCAACTGGCGAAAGCCACCGCCGTCCAGGTACGCGCGAGTCTCGCGCAATCGGCGACTCGGTTCCAGACGGTCACTTCCGCCACCGGGGCAGCGGCGACCCCGATCACCGCGGGCGGCGGCGCCACCGGTGGCAGCTTCACCGACAAACCCGGTATCGAAGATGGCGACGACAACGCGGCCGTCGCGCCGTTGCAATTGACCAGCGTCGATTCGCTCCTCGATATCCCCGGCTATACGCCGGAAGTGGTCGCGCGCTTGCGGCCGTTCGTCACCGTGCTGCCGACGGTGTCGGCGGTCAACGTGAATACGGCCTCCGCCGAAGTCATCGCGGCGATCGTGCCGGGAATGAGTCTGTCCGCCGCGCAAGCCTTCGTCGCGCGTCGGCAGACCGTGTTTTTCCATAACGTCAGCGATGTGCAACTCGCCTTGCGCGGCGCCGGCGTGCAGTCGGTCGCGATCGATCCGAGTGAAATGGACGTCAACACGAGCTACTTTCTGATCCACGGCCGTGTGCAGCACGAACGCGCAGAAGTGGACCGCACGACCCTCGTCTATCGCGACGCATTGACTCACACTACGCGTATCGTGCGGGTACAGGACCAACTATGAATAACGCCTTTCCCAGAGAGAGTGCCCTTTGAGCACACTGATCGTTCTATTGCCGCCGCGTGATCCGGCGGTGCCGTCGCAGGAATGGCAACTGCCGGAGTTGCCGTTTGTGCTGCTCGACAAGTCGGGCCGCACCCAGCGCGCGGGCCGCTCGGCGCTCGCGCTGCTGCCGCGCGCCTCGTCGACGGTGCTGATGGTCGCCGCCCGCGATCTGCTGATGATGCCCGCCAAGCTGCCGCCATTGCGCGGCCCGCGGCTGCGTCAGGCCTTGCCGAATATCGTCGAGGATCAGCTGATCCAGGATCCGCAAACCTGTCACATCGCCGTCGATCCGCAACCGCTCGCGGGCGGCCGGCAGTTGCTCGCGATCGTCGACCGCGGCTGGTTCCGCTTCATCTGCGAGGGTTTCGCCGCAGCCGGCCACCGCAGCTTGCGCGCCGTGCCGGTCACGCGTTGTCTGCCGCAAACCGCCACGCTCGACACCCCCGCCGAAGTCGCGGAAATGGTCAACGCGGGCGAGCCGGCGATGGCGGGCTCCGCTAGCGTGGCGACCTCGCTGCCGGGCGTGGCGCCGGTGGTGGCGCCGGGCGTCGCGCCGGTGCTGCCAATGGTGGCGGCCGTACTCGGCGCTGTTGTTCAGACTGCACCGGCATTCTTACTTGAAGGCGCGGTCGAAAGCGCGGCGGTCAACGGCGCGCCACGCGTCGAGCTGGCCATCGCGCGCGGCGTCCAGGGTGAGGGGCTGGCGGTGCCGGCTAACGCCGTGAACGCGACCCTCAGCGCGCTCGCCGGCGCTGCGCCGGTCTCGCTGTATATGCTGACGGAGGTGCCCGGCAACGAGCCGGGCCTCGCCGCAACCAGCCCGGCGAAGCTTGCCGCTTACGTGCACGGCGCCAGCCCGTTGCCGTTCGAGCAACTCGCCCGCCGCGCGCTGGCGTGCCGCTTCGACCTGTGTCAGTTCGAGTTTGCCTCGCAGCCGTGGCGGCTCGACCGCGCGACGCTGTGGCGTCTGCGCCTGCCGGTCGTGCTGGCGGTCGGCGCGCTGGTGATCGCGATTGTCGGCGCGAACGTGCAGTGGCTGATGCTCGCGCGCCAGCGCGACGCGATCAACACGCAGATGACCGAGCTGCTCCTCAACACCTTCCCCAAGACGACGGTCGTGCTCGATGCGCCCGGTCAGATGTCGCGCCAGCTGCAGCAGTTGCGGGTGGCGGCGGGTGAACTGTCGCCGGACGATTTTCTGTCGCTCGCCGATGGTCTCGCGCGTTCGTTGGCGCCGGTGCCGGTCAACGGCATCGCGGCGCTCGACTATCACGACCGGCGGCTCGATGTGACCTTCAAGCCCGAGGTGAAACCCGATGCCGATCTCGCCAAACGCCTCGCGCGCAACGGCCTCACCGGCGCGATCGACAGCGACACCGGCAAGTGGACCATCAGGAACGGACAATGAAAGCTGAACTCGCCCAAAGCTGGGCTGGATTCTGGGACCAGCGCACCGAGCGCGAAAAAACGCTGCTGGCATGGGGCGGCGGAGTGCTGGCCGTGGTGATCGCATGGTCGGTGCTGTGGGCTCCGGCGCACGATGGCCGCGCGCATCTGCGCGAATCGCTGCCCTCCTTGCAGCGGCAGTTGGCGCAGATGACCGCGCAGTCGAATGAAGCGCGCCAGCTTTCCGCCGCGGCTCAAGGGGTCGCGCCGACCGGCGCTGCGCTGAAGGATGCGCTCACTGCCTCGCTCAGCGATCACGGCCTGGCTGCGACGCAGGTGCAGGTGATCGGCAACGCGGTGCAGATCCAGATGAAGAATGCGTCGTTCCCCGCGTGGACGAGCTGGGTCGACGACGCGCGCAAGCAGTTCAAGGTGCAGGTCGCCGAGGCGCACGTGACCGCCCTCACGGAAGACGGCCAGGTGGATCTGACGGCGTCGTTGCAGCCATCTACCGCGAAATGACCGCGCCGTTACAGGATATCGCATGACTTACTGGATGCGGCGCCTGCGTGTCGCACTACCCTGGCTGGCGGTCGCGGTGCTGGCCAGCGCGGCCGTGATGCTGACGTTGTTGCCGGCCGCCTGGATTACGCCGCAGTTCGCCAAACAGGCCCGTGGTCACGTCAATCTCGTCGACCCGGCCGGCTCGCTGTGGCGCGGTTCGGCCACGCTGATGCTCACCGCCGGTTCCGACATGAGTGCGGCGACTCTGCTGCCGGGGCGGATCGAATGGCGCACGGCGTTCTGGCCGCTCTTCACCGGCCGTGTGCGGATGATCATGCGGCACAGCGAAGCGATGCCTGACCCGATCACCGTGGACATCACCCCGCGCAGCGCCACCGTCACGCCGGGCGCGATGGCGGTGCCGGCTTCGCTGCTAAGCGGCCTCGGCGCACCGTTCAACACGCTCGATCTGCAAGGCGACGTGCGCCTCGCATGGTCCGATTGGCGCAGCTTCAATCAGGAGGCGTTCGGCCTGATGACCGTGACCCTGAACGACGTCAGTTCGCGCGTCTCGCTGGTCAAGCCGCTGGGCTCTTACCGGCTGCTGTTCCAGGCGCAGGGGGCGTCGTCCACGCTGGATCTGACAACGCTCAAGGGACCGCTGATGCTGACCGGCAATGGGACGGTGTCGGCAGTCTCTACATCGTTTCATGGGACGGCCAGCGCCGCCCCGGAAGCGCACGATAACCTCGCGGGACTGCTGAATCTGTTGGGCCGGCCAAGCGGGCCGGATACGGTCGCGTTGACGTTCGTGCACTGAGGCGCGGGTCGTAAAAAAGAGGCATGGCTGCATTTCGCGGCCATGCCTCTTTTGCTTTTACTTTGACTTTACGAGTCGCGCGCCTAGTTGCTCTGCGCCGGTTGCGACGTGGCTCCGCTTTGCGCCACCGGCGTCGCCGGCGCTGCCGGCACTGCCGGCACTGGCGCGGGCGCCGCTACATCGCCCGTCTCGCGGTTCATTTGCGACACATCCCAGCCACCGCCGAGCGCCTTCACCAGACCCACCGACGACACCATCCGCTGCCCTGCGATGGTCTCCAGCTTCTGCTCGGCCAGGAAGGCCGTGGTCTGCGCGGTCAGCACGTTGACGTAGCCGACCGTGCCGGCCTTGTACTCGTTGGTGACGATGGCGAGCGCCTGGCGAGCTGAATCCACCGCTTGCCGCTGCACGACGATTTCCTGTTCGAGGATGCGCTGTGAGGCGAGATTGTCCTCGACGTCCTGGAATGCGGCCAGAATCGTTTGACGGTATGTGGCGACGTTCTGATCGTAAGCGGCGCGAGCGGCTTCGGTCTTTGCCTCACGCAAGCCGGCGTCGAAGACCGTGGAGGCGAGTTGCGGGCCGAGCGTCCAGAACCGCGACGGCGCGGTCAGTAATTGCGAGAACACTGAATTTTCGAAGCCGCCGGTGGCCGACAGTGTCAGCGAGGGGAAGAACGCGGCAATCGCAACGCCGATCTGTTCGTTCGCCGCCGCGGCCTTGCGTTCGGCCGATGCGATATCCGGGCGCCGCTCGAGCAGCGCCGACGGCATCTGCGCGGGCACGGCGGGCGGCGTGGCGGTGAGCGGCATCGGCGCAATCGAGAAGGTCGAGGCTGGCTCGCCGATGAGTACGGCGATCGCGTGCTCGTCCAGCGCGCGCTGCACACCATTGTCGATCGCGGCCGCTTGCGCCGATTGCAACTGCGTTTGCGCCTGAATCACGTCCGAGCGTGCGGCGACGCCTGCTGCGTACTGGTTCTGCGTGAGCTGCAGCGAGCGTTGATAGGCTGCCACGGTGTCGTCGAGCAGCTTCTGGGTGGAGTCGAGCGAACGCAGCGAGAAATAGGTTTGCGCGAGTGTGGCCTGGGCGGACAGCCGGGCATTCGCCAGATCGGCGGCGGCGCCTTGCTGGCCGGCTTTCTGCGAATTAACCGAGCGGGTGACCGAACCCCACAGGTCCAGCTCCCAGCTTGCGTCGAGTTGCAGGTTGAAGCTGTTGCTGACGCGGGAGCGGCTCGAGGCGGTGGTCGAGTTGCCACTGGACGATGAACCGTTGCCGGAGCGCGTGGCGCCTGCCGAGGCACCGATGGTCGGGAAATACGCCGCGCGCGCTTCACCAACCAGCGCTCGCGCCTGGCGATAGGCGGCGGCAAATTGGGCGATGGTCTGGTTCGACGCGTTCAGCTTGTCTTCGAGCGCGTTGAGTTGCGGGTCTTCGTAGATGCTCCACCAGTCGCCGCGGTCTTGCCGATCGGCCGGCTGAGCGACTTTCCAGCCGGGCGCCGCTTCCTTGTAGGAAGCGGGGATCTCGGCCGCGGGCCGCTTGTAGTCCGGGCCGACCGCGCAACCGGCCAGCAGGGCGGCGAGGGCCGCCGCTACCGCGATAGTCAGGGCGCGCGGCGCAAGTGTCCGCGCGCGCGCGGTTCGATCAAACTGCATGCAATGGATTCCTTCTGGACGCCGCAGTGCGGCCGATGGCGGCACTGCTGGCCGGGCGAGATCATGGCTCTGCCGGAATGTTAGCGTATGGGGCCACTTGGGCGCGGGAAACTGAAAGGGTAATGCGGGGGGAGGCGGAGGTGTGTTACTTAGGGTGTCGGGATGGTTACGTGCTGTTACCGGGCTGGTTGGCTTTGGCGGCGGAAAGCGCCGCACAGGCAACCAGGACCGGTTCTGCGAGAAGAGAATTAGACCCGTGAATCCGCAGACGTAGTCTGCCGGGCGAGCTTGCCAGCCGCAGCCCGACACGGCGCGCCGGAGCGTGCCGCGCAAGCACCTGCCGGGCTGGCAGCAGCGGCCGTCGCGACACTCCCCGCCGCAATGGCGAACCGCACCGGTTCCGCTGGGGCAGCGTTGGCTTCCTTCTGCCCCCGCCGATGCCCCATCCACGCAAACACCGCGACCCCCACCGATCCGCCGGGCAGCACGAACAGCACGGCGAACAACGCCAGTTTCCACCAGCGATGCGGCCCTTGAAAGCTGCTTAGCGCGGAATCGGTCAGGGAGCGGCTCAAGCCGCCAAGGGTGTTTTTGAGGTACAGCATGGGGGAAATCCTTTTCGCACGGCGCCTTTGCGGCGTGCAGACAATCGATCAGAACATGGTCTCGGGTGGCGCGGGTCGCGCGTAACTCGTTGCCTGCAATAATATTGACTATGCAATTAAATTTCAAGATACTTTGCTTCGCCCGCAAGGGCAGTGTTGTTTTTTGCGCTGTTCGCGCTACGCGAAATCACGTTTGACTTGTCTGCTTAGGCAGCTAGAATTCGTTCTGCTTGCCGATGTTCAAATGTTCCCGGATACACGATGACTGACGGCCCCTACAAAGCGGATGAGATTCACCTCGAATCGAGTCTTGGCTATTACCTGACGAAAGCGCGAAACGTGCTTGTCGAACGAATGGACCGCGCGGTCAAACCGTTAGGACTGACTGCCCAGCAGATCGGCGTGATTCTGGTGTTGTCCGCGCAACGCGCGAGCACGCCGTTCGAGTTGTCGCGCGTCATGTCTTACGACAGCGGATCGATGACGCGTCTGCTCGATCGCCTTGAAAAGAAAGGCTTTATCGTGCGCACGCGCAGCGACGCCGACCGCCGGATGGTCAAGCTGGAGTTGACAGCGCAGGGCCACGAAGCCGCGCGGCAATTGCCCGGTCTGGGCGCCGCCGTGCTGAACGAGCAGTTGCGCGGATTTTCCGCCGCGGACCACGCCGCCCTCCTCGACCTGCTCGGCCGGTTCATCGCGAACGGCATCGGCGAGGGAGCAAGCGCCTGCTGCGGAATCGGACCGTCGCAGGAATCGGAGGAAGCATCACCCGCAGAGCCGCTGCCCGATCACGACGGGCAGTAACCAAGAGGCGTTTTTGAAAGCGCCATCGTTTGAAGATATCTGTCTGGGCAGAGGGTGTTCCGGCATATAAGCGCACCGTTTGGAGGGCGCAATAAAGCTGTCGCGACAAGCTTTCCCAGCTGAGGAGAAACACATATGGCCGCTACGGCTCCCGCCGAAGCCCTACCCGCCGCCGAACCCGCTCCGCTCAAAGGGGGTGCGCTGGCGTTGCTCACGGTCGGTCTCGCGCTCGGCACGTTCATGGAAGTGCTCGACACGTCGATCGCGAACGTCGCGGTGCCGACCATTTCCGGCAGTCTCGGCGTGGCGACCAGTCAGGGCACCTGGGTCATCTCATCGTATTCCGTGGCCTCGGCGATCGCGGTGCCGTTGACCGGCTGGCTTGCGCGGCGCGTCGGCGAGGTGCGGCTGTTCACGCTGTCAGTTCTGCTTTTCACGATCGCCTCGGCGCTGTGCGGCTTTGCGCACAACTTCGAGTCGCTGATTGCGTTCCGGCTCCTGCAAGGGCTCGTCTCCGGCCCGATGGTGCCGCTCTCGCAGACGATTCTGATGCGCTCATACCCACCGGAAAGGCGCGGGCTCGCGCTCGGCCTCTGGGCGATGACCGTGATCTGCGCGCCGATTTTCGGGCCCGTGATGGGCGGCTATATCACCGACAACTACACGTGGCCGTGGATCTTCTATATCAACGTGCCGATCGGCTTGTTCTCGGCGGTGTGCGCGTTCCTGCTGCTGCGCGGCCGCGAGACCAAGGTCACCAAACAGAGGATCGATGCGATCGGCCTCGCATTGCTCGTGATCGGTGTGTCGTGCCTGCAGATGGTGCTCGATCTGGGCAAGGATCGCGACTGGTTCAACTCGACGTTCATCATCACGCTGGCGATTATCGCGGTGGTGTCGATTGCGTTCCTGCTGGTGTGGGAGATGACGGACAAGGAACCTGTCGTCGATCTTTCCTTATTCAAGGATCGCAACTTCGCGCTCGGCGTGGTGATTATTTCGTTCGGGTTTATGGCGTTCTTCGGGTCGGTGGTGATTTTCCCGCTCTGGCTGCAGACGGTGATGGGGTACACCGCGGGGATTGCCGGTTTGGCGACGGCGCCGGTCGGCATTCTGGCGCTGTTTTTATCGCCGATGATCGGCAAGAATATGCATCGGCTGAACCTGCGCGTGGTAGCGAGTTTTGCGTTCATCGTGTTTGCGTTCGTGTCGTTCTGGAACTCGACCTTTACGCTCGATGTGCCGTTCAATCATGTGATCTGGCCGCGGTTGGTGCAGGGTATTGGGGTTGCCTGCTTCTTTGTGCCGATGACTACCATTACGCTGTCCAGCGTGTCGGATGATCGGCTCGCCAGTGCTTCTGGGTTGTCGAACTTTTTTCGGACTCTGTCCGGGGCGATCGGGACGGCTATTAGTACGACTTACTGGGAAAATGACACGATCTATCATCATGCGATGTTGACCGATTCGGTAAATGTCTATGCGGCTAATACCAATGCTTATACCAATGCGTTGGCCGGGCTCGGGCTTTCTGGGGATGGCCTCACGGCTCAGTTGAATCAGGTCGTTACGGCGCAGGCTTATATGATGGCCACTAATGATTTTTTCCGCATTTCTTGTGCGGCATTTCTTGTTCTGGCTTTGCTTGTCTGGGTTACCAAGCCACGGAAGGGGGTGGGCGCTTCTATGGGGCATTGAGGTTTTTTCTGCGCGCGCCGAAGCGTACTTCTTAAAACCATTCGCCGCGCTTTTGCGCGGCGGGTTACCCAGCGCCACACTCGCGTTTCATGCGTGAGCGCTTTCTCCTCGCTGAATGCGTTACCGTTTCCTCCCCTTCTTCACTGCGTTACCGCTTCCCCACTCGTGCCGGGCATCGATTGTCCCGATGCCTCCGGGTGCATCGCCGTCGGCGCCGGTTGCAACTGTTTTTCGCCGCTCTGCGGCGCGCCCGCCGCACTGCCTCGTACGTATTCCTTGAAGTCGGCGCCCGCCTCCCATGGGTTCGGTTTGCACCCCATCGATCCATCGCAATGCGCCGCGAAACCAATCGTTGCCGTGCCGTCCGGGTTCGCGGTGCGCGTAATCTGGTACGCCAGCGCGCGCTTGCCGCCGTCCGGGCCCGCCGCCTGGATCAGCGTGTCAGTCGCAGATTCAATTTTGTACTTCGAATGGCCCGCAACCCACGTCTGTGCACGCTGCCACCAGATATCGCACTCGGCTTTGGTCGAACACGTCAACGGCGTGGTCGCGATCTGCATGATGTCCGGATCGATCTGCCCCTGCGTCGAACAGCCCGCCGCCGACACCAGGCACAATACGGCCAACAGACCTTTTTTCATCACGTTGAAGCCTCCCTCTCCGGGACCTGTCATCCAAGTTGGACCGCATCCCCGGCACGGTGTTTCATAGCATCAGCGAATCGTCAAAACGAGTGCGAGTGGAGATTTTGCCGGTATGGTCAGGCGTCCAGCGTCGCTTGGCATAGACGTTACCTGTACAGAATAAAAAGCGGCCCTCGGTGCCGATTCTTGCTCCGCAAAAAATAATGCCGTTCAGTGTTGGCTGAACGGCATTAGCCCTCTGGGCCGCTTTTTCCGGCGCTGCCTGTGTTTCGTCGTTTAGACGCTAAACCGGTTCAGTGTGTACGCCCGGTATGCCGCGACAAATGCGTCGAATGAACCCACCTCTTCCCGTTCGAGTTTGGCCTGCTCTGCAAGCGATTGCGCAGCAAGGTCGGCGAATTCTTTGGCCTGCGCAGCATCCAGCGGACGCGAGCGGAAATAGGCGGCGTGCGCTTCGCTTTGCTCGAGGCCGAACGCAAGGAAGCTCTGCTGCTTGTCGCGCATCGTCTGCAACACGCGCGCGGACGGTGTCAGCGATACATCCGCCAGCTTCGCGCGCTGAACCGCCACGGCGCGTGCGTGTGCGTCGCCGCCGTGCAATGCGTCAAGCGTTGCCGCGGCTGTGTCTATCTTGACGAGCAATTCGTTCGACCAATCCATCATCGCGATCGGGCTGCCGTCGCGTGTCAGTTCGAGCCCCGGCTTGCGGCCCTCCATCGTCACGCGGCCAAAGTTCTCATTTGCCTCGGCGGACGCGTCCGGCGGCAGCGGCGCGCTGTCGTCGAGCGCACAGACCAGCAGATAAGCATCAAGGAAGCGCGACGTCTCCAGCGAAATGCCGGTCGGCTCAAACGGATCGATGTCCATGCAGCGCACTTCGACATACTGCACGCCACGCGCAGCCAGCGCATGCAGCGGACGCTCGCCCGGATGCGTGACGCGCTTCGGACGGATCGTCGAATAGAACTCGTTTTCGATCTGCAGCACGTTCGTGTTGATCTGCACCCACTCCCCGTCGCGCTGTGTGCCGATCGCCTCGTACGCGGGATACGGCTGGCTCACAGCCTTCGCGAGCGCGTCGAGGTAGCCCGGCAGCGTGTCGTAGTCGGCGCACAGCGCGGCTTGCGCGGTGGTGTTCGAGTAGCCGAGGTCGCTCATGCGCAAGCTGGTCGCGTAGGGGCGATACAGCGTGTCGGCGTCGAAGGTTTCGAGCGTGTGTTGGCGATCGCGCAGGAATCGGCGATCCAGCGCCGGCGATGCGCCGAACAGGTACATCAGCAGCCAGTTGGTGCGGCGGAAATTGCGGATCAGCGCGAGGTAGCGATCGGACTGGAAATCGACGGCGTTCGCCGTGGATTGCTGGTCGGCATGCAATGCCCGCCACACTTCTTCGTTCAGCGAATAGTTGTAGTGAACGCCCGCAATGCACTGCATCGTGCGGCCGTAACGGAGCGCGAGGCCAATGCGGTACACGTACTTCAGTTTGCCGATATTCGACGTGCCGTAATGCGCGATCGGAATGCCCTCGTCCGTTTCAGGCAGCCGGCCCGGCATCGAGTTGTTCCACAGGATCTCGTCGCCGAGTTCGGCGTAGACGAAACGATGCAGCGTATCGAGCTTCTCTAGCGTGATCGCGACGTCGTGCTCGGCCGGCGTAATCAGTTCGATCAACGCTTCGGAATAGTCGGTGGTGAGCGACGGATGCGTGAGCGCCGAACCGAGCGCGCGCGGATGCGGCGTCATGGCAAGCTTGCCGTCGTGCGTCACGCGCAGGCTCTCCTTTTCGATGCCGCGCAGGCCGCGTATCAGCGCGTCGCGCTGCGGGCCTGAGGTCAGCACGGACAGGCGGTGAGATAACGCGTCGTTCGTACGAGAAGGTGTCGTGTTTGGCATTGATGCGAGTCGGGCGTTGTCGGCCGCCATGTGCCGCTTCGCTGCTTAGGTGCAGCACTGCGCGGTTGACAACGTTCGGCGGAATTTTTGGGTAGCGGGCACTTTAACATCTCGCCACGAGGCCTGCTTGAGGCCGCTTCGGCCGGCCCTCGGACGACACAACCTGGCCTGAATCCACTACCTCAGCCGCCGCGCGCGGCGCCTGCCCGATCCGCTACCTCGTTCCACAGATGCATCGCCGCATACGCGCGCCACGGCCGCCACGCGTCGGTGCGAGTGCGTTGCTGCGTGGGCCGTGCGAGCGACGGGTCGCGCGCGCAGATCGACTGCATCAGCACGAGGTCCGAGGCGGGCCAGGCGTCCGCGTCACGCCATGCGCGCATCGCCACATACTCGACTGTCCATGGACCGATGCCAGGCAGTGCGAGCAACGCCGCGCGCAGGCTGTTGGCATCGGCGACACTGCTGTCGAGCGGTACGTCGCCTGAAGCGACCGCCTGCGCAAAGCCCTGCAATGCGGCTACGCGTTTACCCGGCATGCCGATCTTTTCCAGATCCACAGCCGCGAGCGCGGCGGGCGTCGGAAAGCGCCAGGCGGTGTTCTCATGCGGATGACCTTCGATGCGCACGCCGGCACGCTGCACCAATCGCCCGATGATCGTGGTCGCCGCCTTCACGCTGACCTGCTGCCCGACAATGGCGCGCACCACCAGTTCGAAGCCCGACCACGCGCCCGGCACGCGCAAGCCCGGCACGGCTTCGATCAGCGGCGCGAGCCATGGGTCCGCGGCCAGTTCGTTGCCGATCTTCTTCGGGTCGGCGTGCAGGTCGAACATCCTCGCGATCGGCGCGGCGAGCGCGTCGGCATGACGGCTCGCGGGGCCTTCGATGTTCGCGACGATGCAGCGCCTGCGCGGATGCAGGCGCACGCTCAGTGTGCCGCTGTCGCCGGCCCAATCGATCGCGCGGCGATAGGCGCCGGCTTCGACCGCTTCGACGCCCGGCGTCGCGCGTCCGCCGAAAAAGCGCAGCAGGCGCGGCCAGTCGAAGGGGGCTTTGAACGGCAGTTCGAGTATTGCGACGTCGTCAAGCGTGCTCACGCGGCGTGGTCCAGGTTGGTGGTGGCAGCAATGGCCGCGTGCTCGCGGCGATCAGGTTCATCGAGCGGAACGACAGGTGCGTGCTGCGCTTCGTTATCGAGCAGCGTGGCCTTGCGCGGCAGGCCCCAGCGATACCCCGCCAGCGCTCCACCCTTCTGCACGACGCGATGGCATGGAATCGCCAACGCGACCGGATTGGTCGCGCATGCGCTCGCCACCGCGCGCACGGCGCGGGGTGAGCCGACCGCTTCCGCGATCTGGGAATAGCTGCGCGTCTCACCGTAGGGAATGCGCCGCAGCGCGTCCCATACACGTTGCCGGAACGCGGTGGCGGCAATATCCAAAGGCAGATCGAAGTCCTGACGCGTGCCGCGCAGATAGGCGTCGATCTGGGCGATGAACGGTGCGAGCCGCGCTGCGTCCTCGACCAGCTCGGCGTTGGCGAACTCGCCGCGCAGTTCGTCGGC is a window of Paraburkholderia phytofirmans OLGA172 DNA encoding:
- a CDS encoding DNA-3-methyladenine glycosylase family protein, with translation MSTLDDVAILELPFKAPFDWPRLLRFFGGRATPGVEAVEAGAYRRAIDWAGDSGTLSVRLHPRRRCIVANIEGPASRHADALAAPIARMFDLHADPKKIGNELAADPWLAPLIEAVPGLRVPGAWSGFELVVRAIVGQQVSVKAATTIIGRLVQRAGVRIEGHPHENTAWRFPTPAALAAVDLEKIGMPGKRVAALQGFAQAVASGDVPLDSSVADANSLRAALLALPGIGPWTVEYVAMRAWRDADAWPASDLVLMQSICARDPSLARPTQQRTRTDAWRPWRAYAAMHLWNEVADRAGAARGG